TTTTTTTTGGTTGTCAAACACTTCTACAAGTTAAAAACTGCTTTAAAGCTGGTCTGATTTCTGATTTGACCAGCTTTTAAGACCATCCAAACAGGCTCACCAGTCTACAGGTTGTTTTTAATTAGATTTCGTGTATTAGCAATGCTGACATTAACTattattaaaagataaaatttcTCTTTTAAAGTAACAAATTCATGTATGACAATCCACTATTATTAATCACTGCCGTATAAACTTTCTTTGCATTTTGATTCCCGAGTAAGCCAAACGACTCCGAATATTTTTTGTTATGTGACCAACCAAACATTATATTATCttacttaaaattttatattgtgATTAATTGATGTAATACCATAATCAAACAACCCCACTAAAAAACTTTCGTTCAGCGATAAGCGAATTATTAACAAATAAAAATTAATGTGATTCTCTATTATATTTCTTATAACTTTTTTTCTCACATAATTATCAAGGAGTAAGAAAAGCTCAACTGAGCAGTAAAGGATTGAAATTTTAATATCATGCACTACAGCTTGAATTGTGACATCTTGATCACGGACAAGTCCAATTGGGAAGAGAAACATCTTTTGGTCTAATCTAAATGGTAAAATTTGGCGAGATAGCTTGTAAAAAGTCTGGCATTGTAAATCTCTCAGCTAATTGATGCAATTTTTATTCGATTCTatccttgaagatatattgaaacATCCAAAGCAGAGCGTGCAAATTAATCAGAAGCAACTTTCTTCAAACTTGTAACGTACGTCAAATATATAGTCCACGCATAGGAAAATGAACTATTAATCAATGACTGCCAAAGAACATTACCACATTATTAGACTGATATAGAAGGAATTGAAGTGAGTATTTTTCTAATAAAGCAAGACTATGAAATGTGAATACCTGCAAATGGACAGGGATTACTTTATATGTCAAGAAATCACACACTGGCCAGTGCATAAGTCCCTTAATCATCGTTGGGAGAAGGTCGCGCTTCAACCTTACAGCGATTTCTTCCCCATTCTCACCTGAACATTATCAACAAAAAAAGATTCAAAGAATTAGAAAATGTTGAAAGAAATGAGATCTCAAGTCAGAAAAGAAACGACAACCACCTTTTATGGTATTGAGTTCTATAGTTGCATTACATTTGCAGTGGTTCACAATATCATATACTAATCAAGAAAATAACATAATTGGATAACAGTTAAACCACTTCACTTTCAGAAAGGTAAGAATTATGCGGAAACCAAATGAAATAAAAGAAGCAAATGTATACCTTGTAGAGCGGCATTGAAAGAGAAGAAAGCAGAATTAATTAGAGGCCCATAAGCAAACTGTCCTATCAACAATTTCTTCAAGGTAGAAACTACATCTCTCTTTGGTAATACCCTCCCCATATAGTTAAACCAGAGATGTTGTGTTGTTCCTAAGATAATCAATCCAAAACCAGCCATACGCAGAGTCCTTACTATATCTAGAGAATCTGAAGGCGACATGATAAccatctcacaaatacaaatccCATCATTATACCACCAAAAAAGATTCAAAATTTActcaaatttttaaatatttgatTAAATCAAAGCAGTAAAATCATAAATAACAACTATGACTTTGACACAATCGGTACTGCATAGTTTCACATATTAACTGAACCTAATATTTTCGACACTAAGCATAATATATACTATGTtaaaattactaaaatttcaacaaatattaAGTTCTAAACCCATGATTGTAAAAGTGCAAAGGTACGCTTCAATGGTGACCGGTGAGAACATAAATATTCAACCTATCAAATTTAAATATCAAATACATCTCTGACCGGGTATGATCATCTATTCATCTAGCTATATTAATTCTGCTCTATTTGTACCTGTTACATGCCAAccacaaaatttaaaaaatcacAGAATTGAGAAAAACAAGAGTACCTGAGAAGTAACATCGGCAACAGCATATATAATAGCAGAAGAAATTGATTT
This region of Nicotiana tomentosiformis chromosome 4, ASM39032v3, whole genome shotgun sequence genomic DNA includes:
- the LOC104098276 gene encoding protein SYM1-like gives rise to the protein MGIDLLANLGKHSIVHHLQRRFVSHYQQCRAYSAQSMNTAATKVPKTHFLSFPTFLRKSVSSSECANTKMGFLAWYLGALESRPIITKSISSAIIYAVADVTSQMVIMSPSDSLDIVRTLRMAGFGLIILGTTQHLWFNYMGRVLPKRDVVSTLKKLLIGQFAYGPLINSAFFSFNAALQGENGEEIAVRLKRDLLPTMIKGLMHWPVCDFLTYKVIPVHLQSLINSSFSYAWTIYLTYVTSLKKVASD